A single Pseudomonas putida DNA region contains:
- a CDS encoding response regulator encodes MLDRLGIRSRVLLLALLPASLMALVLGSYFTWLQQDELRTQLLQRGKMLAEQLAPLAAPALARQTPAQLERIAAQTLEQADVRAVAFLAPDRSRLAHAGPSMINQAPSGGTGTQLLQRTGNDATRYLMPVFGHHRDLATDAVPAEAERLLGWVEIELSHDGTLLRGYRNLFTSVLLILACLALSGLLAMRMSRTINDPIARIKHAVNQLKDGHLDERLPALGSHELDELARGINRMAETLHGAHEELQHSIDQATEDVRQNLETIEIQNIELDMARKEALEASRIKSEFLANMSHEIRTPLNGILGFTHLLQKSEMTPRQLDYLSTIEKSADNLLGIINEILDFSKIEAGKLVLDSIPFNLRDLVQDTLTILAPAAHAKQLELLSLIYRDTPSSLVGDPLRLKQILTNLVSNAIKFTREGTIVVRAMLDDEQEDSAQLRISVQDTGIGLSPQDVRTLFQAFSQADNSLARQPGGTGLGLVISKRLIEQMGGEIGVDSTPGEGSQFWISLSLPKAHDDIEAQSLQPLLGRRAAIVDGHELARQALEHQLEDCGLSVSLFASYDQLLQGVQAGFQAGMPFEFAVLGANLGTLSPEQLGQYNQQLERLRCQCVVLCPTTEQALYHPYLPNSHGQLLSKPTCTRKLRRLLLELVQPRRPLAEPGLANSNQRRAKVLCVDDNAANLLLVQTLLEDLGAEVLAVDNGYAAVQAVQAEPFDLVLMDVQMPGMDGRACTEQIRLWEKTQSGSPLPIVALTAHAMANEKRALLHSGMDDYLTKPISERQLAQVVMKWTGLSLGASPLEQASEQHGDSHELPVLDPDEGLRLAAGKPDLAADMLAMLLASLESDRQAIRAAREADDSETLIEQVHRLNGASRYCGVPQLRAACQRSETLLKQESPQAQQALDELDAAINRLAAQARLSA; translated from the coding sequence GTGCTCGATCGTTTGGGAATCAGAAGCCGCGTGCTGCTGCTGGCGCTGCTGCCGGCCAGCCTGATGGCGCTGGTGCTGGGCAGCTATTTCACCTGGCTGCAGCAAGACGAGTTGCGCACCCAGCTGCTGCAGCGCGGCAAGATGCTCGCCGAGCAGTTGGCACCGCTGGCCGCACCGGCCCTGGCACGGCAGACGCCTGCCCAGCTGGAGCGGATCGCCGCGCAGACCCTGGAGCAGGCCGACGTGCGCGCAGTGGCCTTCCTCGCCCCCGACCGCAGCCGTCTGGCCCACGCCGGCCCGAGCATGATCAACCAGGCCCCCAGTGGCGGCACCGGCACGCAGTTGCTGCAGCGCACCGGCAACGATGCTACCCGCTACCTGATGCCGGTGTTCGGCCACCATCGCGACCTGGCCACCGATGCCGTACCGGCCGAGGCCGAGCGCCTGCTCGGCTGGGTCGAGATCGAGTTGTCCCACGACGGCACATTGCTGCGCGGCTATCGCAACCTGTTCACCAGCGTGCTGCTGATCCTCGCCTGCCTGGCCCTCAGCGGCCTGCTGGCAATGCGCATGAGCCGCACCATCAATGACCCGATCGCCCGCATCAAGCATGCGGTCAACCAGCTCAAGGACGGCCACCTCGACGAACGCCTGCCGGCCTTGGGCAGCCATGAACTGGACGAACTGGCCCGCGGCATCAACCGCATGGCCGAGACCCTGCACGGGGCCCACGAGGAACTGCAACACAGCATCGACCAAGCCACCGAGGATGTCCGCCAGAACCTCGAAACCATCGAAATCCAGAACATCGAGCTGGACATGGCGCGCAAGGAGGCCCTGGAGGCCAGCCGCATCAAGTCGGAGTTCCTGGCCAACATGAGCCACGAAATCCGCACCCCGCTCAATGGCATCCTTGGCTTCACCCACCTGCTGCAGAAGAGCGAGATGACCCCACGGCAGCTGGACTACCTGAGCACCATCGAAAAGTCTGCCGATAACCTGCTGGGGATCATCAACGAGATCCTCGACTTCTCCAAGATCGAAGCCGGCAAGCTGGTGCTCGACAGCATCCCGTTCAACTTGCGCGACCTGGTTCAGGACACCCTGACCATCCTCGCCCCCGCCGCCCACGCCAAACAGCTCGAACTGCTCAGCCTGATCTACCGCGACACGCCATCGTCGCTGGTCGGTGACCCGCTGCGGCTGAAGCAGATCCTCACCAACCTGGTGAGCAACGCAATCAAGTTCACCCGTGAAGGCACCATCGTCGTCCGGGCCATGCTCGATGACGAACAGGAAGACAGCGCCCAGTTGCGCATCAGCGTGCAGGACACCGGTATCGGCCTGTCGCCGCAGGACGTGCGCACCCTGTTCCAGGCATTCAGCCAGGCAGACAACTCGCTGGCTCGCCAGCCCGGTGGTACAGGCCTGGGGTTGGTGATTTCCAAGCGCCTGATCGAGCAGATGGGCGGTGAGATCGGCGTCGACAGCACGCCGGGGGAAGGCTCGCAGTTCTGGATCAGCCTGAGCCTGCCCAAGGCTCATGACGATATCGAGGCGCAATCGCTGCAACCGTTGCTCGGCCGCAGAGCGGCAATCGTCGATGGCCATGAGCTGGCGCGCCAGGCCCTGGAGCATCAACTCGAAGATTGCGGCCTGAGCGTCAGCCTGTTCGCCTCCTACGACCAGTTGCTGCAGGGTGTGCAGGCGGGCTTCCAGGCCGGCATGCCGTTCGAGTTCGCAGTGCTCGGTGCCAACCTGGGCACGCTTTCGCCAGAGCAGCTTGGCCAGTACAACCAGCAGCTGGAGCGTTTGCGCTGCCAGTGCGTGGTGCTGTGCCCGACCACCGAGCAGGCGCTGTACCACCCCTACCTGCCTAACAGCCATGGTCAGTTGCTGTCCAAACCGACCTGCACGCGCAAGTTGCGCCGCCTGCTGCTGGAGCTTGTGCAACCGCGCCGGCCACTGGCCGAGCCGGGGCTTGCCAACAGCAACCAGCGCCGGGCGAAGGTACTGTGCGTCGACGACAATGCAGCCAACCTGCTGCTGGTACAGACGCTGCTCGAAGACCTGGGCGCCGAAGTGCTGGCGGTCGACAACGGCTATGCCGCCGTACAGGCGGTGCAGGCGGAGCCCTTCGATCTGGTGCTGATGGATGTGCAGATGCCTGGCATGGACGGGCGCGCCTGCACCGAACAGATCCGTCTGTGGGAAAAGACCCAAAGTGGCAGCCCGCTGCCGATCGTCGCTCTGACCGCACATGCCATGGCCAACGAGAAACGCGCCCTGTTGCACAGCGGCATGGACGACTACCTGACCAAACCGATCAGCGAACGGCAGCTGGCCCAGGTGGTGATGAAATGGACGGGGTTGAGCCTGGGCGCGTCGCCGCTGGAGCAGGCCAGCGAGCAGCATGGCGACAGCCATGAGCTGCCGGTGCTGGACCCGGACGAAGGCCTGCGTCTGGCCGCCGGCAAGCCGGACCTGGCTGCCGACATGCTGGCCATGCTGCTGGCGTCGCTGGAAAGTGACCGCCAGGCGATTCGCGCCGCACGCGAGGCGGATGACAGCGAGACACTGATCGAGCAGGTGCACCGGCTCAACGGTGCCTCGCGTTATTGCGGCGTGCCCCAGCTGCGCGCGGCCTGCCAGCGCAGCGAGACCCTGCTCAAGCAGGAAAGCCCGCAGGCACAGCAGGCGCTGGATGAACTGGATGCGGCGATCAACCGGTTGGCGGCGCAGGCGCGGTTGAGTGCCTGA
- a CDS encoding response regulator transcription factor, with protein sequence MNPVTNYASRILAIEDDPVLGAYLHEELQRGGFHVTWCRNGLEGLEAAGRQAFDVVLMDILLPGLNGLDALARLRQRSATPVILMSALGAEADRISGFQRGADDYLPKPFSMAELQVRIEAILRRVALERRHLPPLEAAGSELHFDEGLCDVSLGGQPAGMTPSEYRLFDILYRNADEMLSKPFLYQQVLQRGYSRHDRSLDMHVSQIRRKLKGIGYHERQIRTVWGKGYVLSVGEAE encoded by the coding sequence ATGAATCCTGTAACTAATTACGCCTCCCGCATCCTGGCCATCGAGGACGATCCGGTCCTGGGTGCCTATCTGCACGAAGAGTTGCAGCGTGGCGGTTTTCATGTGACCTGGTGCCGCAATGGGCTGGAGGGCCTGGAGGCGGCCGGTCGGCAGGCTTTCGATGTGGTACTGATGGACATCCTGCTACCAGGCCTCAATGGCCTGGACGCCCTTGCACGGCTGCGTCAGCGCAGCGCCACGCCGGTCATCCTGATGTCGGCGCTGGGCGCCGAGGCCGATCGTATCAGCGGCTTCCAGCGTGGTGCCGACGACTACCTGCCCAAACCCTTCAGCATGGCCGAGCTGCAGGTGCGCATTGAAGCGATCCTGCGCCGGGTTGCCCTTGAGCGTCGTCATCTGCCTCCGCTGGAGGCTGCCGGAAGCGAGTTGCACTTCGACGAAGGGCTGTGTGATGTCAGCCTGGGTGGCCAGCCAGCCGGCATGACTCCCAGCGAATACCGCCTGTTCGACATCCTCTACCGCAATGCCGATGAAATGTTGAGCAAGCCCTTCCTTTACCAACAGGTGCTGCAACGTGGCTATTCGCGGCACGACCGCAGCCTCGACATGCACGTCAGCCAGATACGCCGCAAGCTCAAAGGTATTGGCTACCACGAGCGGCAGATCCGCACCGTGTGGGGCAAAGGGTACGTACTCAGCGTCGGCGAAGCGGAGTAA
- a CDS encoding sensor histidine kinase, translating to MLDRHSLFWKLAILLVGFCLLMIGLSYTWGRHMETQNAFLDEPARQVLRDYASEAEKAWRGGGREGLDRWVAAMHQREHGWVGVLDLNLRPLDSAMLGPEIMQRLTRLRGVDWPMSRRSVDQPWLRIPFPGAPEQGMLVIELPHRLNPGHYRVFWQIITNGIIPGLFTLLLCVGLYRMLIVPLNQLREQANAWRADQLCARLDSRTTARHDELGELARAFDQMAERLQGTVMMQQQLLRDLSHEMRTPLSRLRVACDGETDLARLRERLSREVDGMQQLVENTLQLAWQDAERAPMNLEPIQVQALWDLLSEDASYESGWSPERLRCELPGTCWVQGNLNHLAQALENILRNAIRHSPENGLVRLGGQREGGYWRLWLEDEGGGVADEHLERIFAPFSRLDGSRPGDGGFGLGLSIARSAIQRQGGTLWAENGKRGLRLCMRLPTHVPGSLPHRYNTVLESGAVRVEAGLPAKQAAPL from the coding sequence ATGCTTGATCGCCATTCGCTGTTCTGGAAGCTTGCCATCCTGCTGGTGGGCTTCTGCCTGTTGATGATTGGCCTGAGCTACACCTGGGGCCGGCATATGGAAACCCAGAACGCCTTTCTCGACGAGCCGGCCCGCCAGGTACTGCGCGACTATGCCAGCGAGGCAGAAAAAGCCTGGCGCGGCGGTGGGCGCGAGGGGCTGGACCGCTGGGTGGCGGCGATGCACCAGCGCGAACACGGCTGGGTCGGTGTGCTCGACCTCAACCTGCGGCCCCTCGACAGTGCCATGCTCGGCCCCGAGATCATGCAACGTCTCACCCGCCTGCGTGGTGTCGACTGGCCCATGAGCCGGCGCAGTGTCGACCAGCCGTGGTTGCGCATTCCGTTCCCCGGTGCGCCGGAGCAGGGCATGCTGGTGATCGAGCTGCCGCATCGGCTCAATCCTGGCCACTATCGGGTGTTCTGGCAGATCATCACCAATGGCATCATCCCCGGCCTGTTCACCTTGCTGCTGTGCGTCGGTCTGTACCGCATGTTGATCGTCCCGCTCAATCAGCTGCGCGAGCAGGCCAATGCCTGGCGTGCCGACCAGCTTTGCGCACGCCTGGATTCCCGTACCACGGCCCGGCACGACGAGCTGGGCGAACTGGCCCGTGCCTTCGATCAGATGGCCGAGCGGCTGCAAGGCACTGTGATGATGCAGCAGCAGTTGCTGCGCGACCTGTCCCATGAAATGCGCACTCCGCTCAGCCGTCTGCGCGTGGCCTGCGATGGCGAGACCGACCTTGCGCGTCTGCGTGAGCGCCTGAGCCGCGAAGTGGACGGCATGCAGCAGTTGGTCGAGAACACGCTGCAACTGGCCTGGCAGGATGCCGAACGGGCGCCGATGAACCTTGAGCCGATCCAGGTTCAGGCGCTGTGGGACCTGCTGAGCGAAGACGCCAGCTACGAAAGCGGCTGGTCGCCCGAGCGGTTGCGCTGCGAGCTGCCGGGTACTTGCTGGGTGCAGGGCAACCTCAATCACCTGGCCCAGGCCTTGGAGAACATACTGCGCAATGCCATCCGCCATTCGCCGGAAAACGGCCTGGTGCGACTCGGCGGGCAGCGCGAGGGCGGGTATTGGCGTTTGTGGCTGGAAGATGAGGGCGGTGGTGTGGCCGATGAGCATCTGGAGCGGATCTTTGCACCGTTCTCCCGGCTCGATGGCTCACGGCCGGGGGATGGCGGATTTGGCCTGGGGCTGAGCATTGCTCGCAGCGCCATTCAGCGCCAGGGCGGCACACTGTGGGCGGAGAATGGCAAGCGCGGGCTGCGCCTGTGCATGCGCTTGCCGACTCATGTGCCGGGCTCTTTGCCCCACAGGTACAACACTGTGCTTGAGAGCGGCGCTGTCCGTGTGGAAGCAGGCTTGCCCGCAAAGCAGGCGGCGCCGTTATAG
- the cysM gene encoding cysteine synthase CysM: MTLQYPTIADCVGNTPLVRLQRIAGETSNTLLLKLEGNNPAGSVKDRPALSMITRAELRGQIKPGDTLIEATSGNTGIALAMAAAIKGYKMILIMPDNSTAERKAAMTAYGAELILVTKEEGMEGARDLAEKLQAEGRGLVLDQFANGDNPIAHYNSTGPEIWQQTQGTITHFVSSMGTTGTIMGCSQYLKEQNPNVQIVGLQPMEGSAIPGIRRWPEEYLPKIFDATRVDRVMDMSQQEAEDTTRRLAREEGIFCGVSSGGAVAAMLRLSREVENAVMVAIICDRGDRYLSTGLFDPS; this comes from the coding sequence ATGACCTTGCAGTACCCAACCATCGCCGATTGCGTCGGCAATACGCCTCTGGTTCGCCTGCAGCGCATCGCTGGCGAAACCAGCAACACCCTCCTGCTCAAGCTCGAAGGTAACAATCCCGCCGGCTCGGTGAAGGACCGCCCGGCACTGTCGATGATCACTCGCGCCGAACTGCGCGGCCAGATCAAGCCAGGTGACACCCTGATCGAAGCCACCTCCGGCAACACCGGCATTGCCTTGGCGATGGCGGCTGCGATCAAGGGTTACAAGATGATCCTGATCATGCCTGACAACTCTACCGCCGAACGCAAGGCCGCGATGACCGCCTACGGCGCCGAGCTGATTCTGGTGACCAAGGAAGAGGGCATGGAAGGCGCCCGCGACCTCGCCGAGAAGCTGCAGGCCGAAGGCCGCGGCCTGGTCCTGGATCAGTTTGCCAATGGCGACAACCCGATCGCCCACTACAACAGCACCGGCCCGGAAATCTGGCAGCAGACCCAGGGCACCATTACCCATTTCGTCAGCTCCATGGGCACTACCGGCACCATCATGGGCTGCTCGCAGTACCTCAAGGAGCAGAACCCCAATGTGCAGATCGTCGGCTTGCAGCCGATGGAAGGCTCGGCCATCCCGGGTATCCGTCGCTGGCCCGAGGAGTACCTGCCGAAGATCTTCGATGCCACGCGTGTCGACCGCGTGATGGACATGTCCCAGCAGGAAGCAGAAGACACCACCCGCCGCCTCGCTCGCGAAGAGGGCATTTTCTGTGGTGTGTCTTCCGGTGGTGCGGTGGCAGCCATGCTGCGCCTGTCCCGCGAAGTCGAAAACGCCGTGATGGTCGCGATCATCTGTGACCGCGGCGACCGCTACCTGTCCACCGGCCTGTTCGACCCGAGCTAA
- the rlmD gene encoding 23S rRNA (uracil(1939)-C(5))-methyltransferase RlmD, translated as MSKKKSNSGLRFQPAGGNRTPQVPVGKKQRLDIERLAGDGRGIAFLDGRTWFVSGALAGEAVEARVLNARGKVVEARLERVLQASPERRQAPCRHYERCGGCNLQHLPHDAQLALKQRTLAEQLQRVAGVQPEEWAAPLSGPEFGYRRRARVAVRWDVKDKHLDVGFRAEASQEIVAIDDCAVLVQPLQSILRHLPTVLRSLAKPQAIGHVELFSGTAEAVLVRHVAPLPADDLARLQAFCDEARAQLWLQGEGEPAPVDAEAKLGFALEPWQLELAWRPGDFVQVNAQVNTAMIEQALAWLAPQADERVLDLFCGLGNFALPLARQAREVVAVEGVQAMVDRAAANARNNDVHNAAFFQADLSQPLAGAGWAAEGFSAVLLDPPRDGAYEVVQGIARLNAKRLVYVSCNPATLARDAQVLVGQGYRLKRAGILDMFPQTAHVEAMALFEAG; from the coding sequence ATGTCCAAGAAAAAAAGCAACAGCGGCCTGCGCTTCCAGCCAGCCGGCGGCAACCGCACACCCCAGGTCCCCGTGGGCAAGAAACAGCGCCTGGATATCGAGCGCCTGGCCGGTGACGGCCGCGGCATCGCCTTCCTCGACGGGCGCACCTGGTTCGTCAGTGGCGCCCTGGCCGGTGAAGCGGTCGAAGCGCGCGTGCTCAATGCCCGTGGCAAAGTCGTCGAGGCGCGCCTGGAGCGGGTGCTGCAAGCCAGCCCCGAACGCCGCCAGGCGCCGTGCCGTCACTACGAGCGTTGCGGCGGCTGCAACCTGCAACACCTGCCCCACGATGCCCAGCTGGCACTCAAGCAGCGCACCCTGGCGGAACAGCTGCAACGGGTGGCCGGCGTGCAACCCGAAGAATGGGCCGCGCCCCTCAGCGGGCCGGAATTCGGCTACCGGCGCCGGGCGCGGGTGGCAGTGCGCTGGGACGTCAAGGACAAGCACCTGGATGTCGGCTTCCGCGCTGAAGCCAGCCAGGAAATTGTCGCCATAGATGACTGCGCCGTGCTGGTACAGCCTTTGCAATCTATTCTTCGCCACTTGCCGACTGTGCTGCGTTCGTTGGCCAAGCCGCAAGCGATCGGTCACGTGGAGCTGTTCAGTGGTACCGCCGAAGCCGTGCTGGTACGTCATGTGGCACCGCTGCCAGCCGACGACCTGGCGCGCCTGCAGGCGTTCTGCGACGAGGCCAGGGCGCAGCTCTGGCTGCAAGGCGAGGGTGAGCCGGCACCAGTGGATGCCGAGGCGAAACTGGGCTTTGCCCTGGAGCCTTGGCAGCTCGAACTGGCCTGGCGCCCGGGCGACTTCGTCCAGGTCAACGCCCAGGTCAATACGGCGATGATCGAGCAGGCCCTGGCCTGGCTCGCACCACAGGCTGACGAGCGCGTACTGGACCTGTTCTGCGGCCTGGGCAACTTCGCCCTGCCGCTCGCCCGCCAGGCACGTGAAGTAGTGGCGGTGGAAGGTGTGCAGGCCATGGTCGATCGGGCCGCGGCCAATGCCCGAAACAACGATGTGCATAACGCCGCGTTTTTTCAGGCCGATTTATCGCAGCCTTTGGCAGGCGCCGGATGGGCCGCCGAAGGCTTTTCTGCGGTACTCTTGGATCCACCGCGCGACGGTGCATACGAGGTGGTGCAAGGCATCGCCCGCCTCAACGCCAAGCGCTTGGTGTATGTATCGTGCAACCCGGCCACGCTGGCGCGAGACGCCCAGGTGCTGGTCGGCCAGGGGTACCGGTTAAAAAGGGCCGGGATTCTCGACATGTTTCCTCAGACGGCGCATGTCGAAGCCATGGCGTTATTCGAAGCGGGCTAG
- the relA gene encoding GTP diphosphokinase, protein MVQVRVHQPVNTDGSINLEAWLDHVVSVDSALDRVALKEACEFTQEIEKKGNPAKHSWADGTSSYQAGLEIAEILADLKLDQDSLVAAVIYRSVREGKVTLAEVGQRFGPVVSKLIDGVLRMAAISASLSPRQSLVLGSQAQVENLRKMLVAMVDDVRVALIKLAERTCAIRAVKSADDEKRLRVAREVFDIYAPLAHRLGIGHIKWELEDLSFRYLEPDQYKQIAKLLHERRLDRERFISDVMNQLQNELLATGVKADISGRAKHIYSIWRKMQRKGLEFSQIYDVRAVRVLVPEVRDCYTALGIVHTLWRHIPKEFDDYIANPKENGYRSLHTAVIGPEGKVLEVQIRTHGMHEEAELGVCAHWRYKGTDVKPSSNHYEEKISWLRQVLEWHEELGDIGGLAEQLRVDIEPDRVYVFTPDGHAIDLPKGATPLDFAYRVHTEIGHNCRGAKINGRIVPLNYSLQTGEQVEIITSKHGNPSRDWLNSNLGYVTTSRARAKIVHWFKLQARDQNVAAGKTLLERELSRLGLPQVDFERLAEKTNVKTAEDMFASLGAGDLRLAHLVNAAQQLLEPERIEQIELVPRKPTGPRTGKRGDIQIQGVGNLLTQMAGCCQPLPGDAIVGYITQGRGVSIHRQDCASALQLAGREPERMIQVSWGPIPVQTYPVDIVIRAYDRPGLLRDVSQVLLNEKINVLAVNTRSNKEDNTALMSLTIEIPGLDALGRLLGRISQLPNIIETRRNRTP, encoded by the coding sequence ATGGTACAGGTGAGAGTGCACCAGCCGGTCAACACAGACGGCAGTATCAATCTCGAAGCATGGCTGGATCACGTGGTGAGCGTCGATTCGGCACTGGATCGCGTGGCGCTGAAAGAGGCTTGCGAGTTCACCCAGGAAATCGAAAAGAAGGGCAACCCGGCCAAGCATTCATGGGCCGATGGTACGTCCAGTTATCAGGCTGGCCTTGAGATCGCCGAAATCCTCGCCGACCTCAAGCTCGACCAGGATTCGTTGGTCGCGGCGGTGATCTATCGCTCGGTGCGTGAAGGCAAGGTGACCCTGGCCGAAGTCGGCCAGCGCTTCGGCCCGGTGGTGTCCAAGCTGATCGACGGCGTGCTGCGCATGGCCGCCATCAGCGCCAGCCTCAGCCCGCGGCAGTCGCTGGTGCTGGGCTCGCAGGCGCAGGTCGAGAACCTGCGCAAGATGCTCGTGGCCATGGTCGACGACGTGCGCGTGGCGCTGATCAAGCTGGCCGAGCGTACCTGTGCGATCCGGGCGGTAAAATCTGCCGATGACGAAAAACGCCTGCGCGTGGCGCGCGAGGTGTTCGACATCTATGCGCCGCTGGCCCACCGGCTGGGCATCGGCCACATCAAATGGGAGCTGGAAGACCTGTCCTTCCGCTACCTGGAGCCTGACCAGTACAAGCAGATCGCCAAGCTGCTGCACGAGCGCCGGCTGGACCGTGAGCGCTTCATCAGCGATGTGATGAACCAGCTGCAGAACGAGCTGCTGGCCACTGGGGTCAAGGCCGACATCAGCGGCCGGGCGAAACACATCTATTCGATCTGGCGCAAGATGCAGCGCAAAGGCCTGGAATTCAGCCAGATCTACGACGTGCGTGCGGTGCGCGTGCTGGTGCCGGAGGTGCGTGACTGCTATACCGCACTGGGCATCGTGCACACCCTGTGGCGGCACATCCCCAAGGAGTTCGACGACTACATCGCCAACCCCAAGGAAAACGGCTATCGCTCGCTGCACACTGCGGTGATCGGCCCCGAGGGCAAGGTGCTGGAAGTGCAGATCCGTACCCACGGCATGCACGAGGAAGCCGAGCTCGGCGTCTGCGCCCACTGGCGTTACAAAGGCACCGACGTCAAGCCAAGTTCCAACCACTACGAAGAGAAGATCTCCTGGCTGCGCCAGGTGCTCGAATGGCATGAAGAGCTGGGCGATATCGGTGGCCTGGCCGAGCAGCTGCGGGTCGATATCGAACCGGACCGGGTCTATGTGTTCACCCCGGATGGCCACGCCATCGACCTGCCAAAGGGTGCCACACCGCTGGACTTCGCCTACCGCGTGCACACCGAAATCGGCCACAACTGCCGTGGCGCCAAGATCAACGGGCGCATCGTGCCGCTCAACTACAGCCTGCAGACCGGCGAGCAGGTGGAGATCATCACCAGCAAGCACGGCAACCCGAGCCGTGACTGGCTGAACTCCAACCTGGGCTACGTCACCACTTCGCGGGCGCGTGCCAAGATCGTCCACTGGTTCAAGCTGCAGGCGCGTGACCAGAACGTCGCTGCCGGCAAGACCTTGCTCGAGCGCGAGCTCAGCCGCCTGGGGCTGCCGCAGGTGGACTTCGAACGCTTGGCCGAGAAGACCAACGTCAAGACCGCCGAGGACATGTTCGCCTCGCTCGGTGCCGGTGACCTGCGCCTGGCGCACCTGGTCAACGCCGCCCAGCAGTTGCTCGAGCCCGAGCGCATCGAGCAGATCGAACTGGTGCCGCGCAAGCCCACCGGCCCGCGTACCGGCAAGCGTGGCGACATCCAGATCCAGGGCGTCGGCAACCTGCTTACGCAGATGGCCGGCTGCTGTCAGCCGCTGCCGGGCGATGCCATTGTCGGCTACATCACTCAGGGCCGCGGCGTCAGCATCCACCGCCAGGACTGCGCCTCGGCGCTGCAGCTGGCCGGGCGCGAGCCGGAGCGCATGATCCAGGTGAGCTGGGGGCCGATCCCGGTGCAGACCTACCCGGTCGACATCGTCATCCGCGCCTACGACCGCCCAGGGCTGCTGCGCGACGTGTCGCAGGTGCTGCTGAACGAGAAGATCAACGTGCTGGCGGTCAACACCCGCTCGAACAAGGAAGACAACACCGCGCTGATGTCGCTGACCATTGAGATTCCGGGCCTGGATGCGCTGGGGCGCTTGCTGGGGCGGATTTCGCAGTTGCCTAACATCATCGAGACGCGGCGTAACCGTACGCCTTGA
- the mazG gene encoding nucleoside triphosphate pyrophosphohydrolase, translating into MTYTLEDLLHLMARLRDPQYGCPWDLKQNYASIVPHTIEEAYEVADTIERGDFEHLQGELGDLLFQVVYYSQLAREEGRFEFDGVVDSITRKLIRRHPHVFPTGELYAPLDTPSLNEAQVKSRWEEIKAEERAEKSPPEQLSLLDDVPAALPALSRAAKLQKRAATVGFDWPAALPVLDKVREELDEVLQAMADNDADALEDEVGDLLFAAVNLARHLKQDPENALRRANRKFERRFRFIEQALRDSGRPIENCNLDELDALWGEAKRQEKNLPSCG; encoded by the coding sequence ATGACCTACACCCTCGAAGACCTGCTGCACCTCATGGCCCGCCTGCGTGACCCGCAGTACGGCTGCCCATGGGACCTCAAGCAGAATTACGCGAGTATCGTCCCGCACACCATCGAAGAGGCGTACGAAGTCGCCGATACTATCGAGCGCGGCGATTTCGAGCACCTGCAGGGCGAGCTCGGCGACCTCTTGTTCCAGGTGGTCTACTACAGCCAGCTGGCCCGGGAAGAAGGGCGTTTCGAATTCGACGGCGTGGTCGACAGCATCACCCGCAAGCTGATCCGCCGCCACCCCCACGTATTCCCCACAGGCGAGCTGTACGCGCCGCTGGACACGCCCAGCCTGAACGAGGCCCAGGTCAAGTCACGCTGGGAGGAGATCAAGGCCGAGGAACGCGCCGAGAAAAGCCCCCCTGAACAACTGTCGTTGCTCGATGACGTGCCGGCGGCATTGCCGGCGCTGTCGCGGGCGGCCAAACTGCAGAAGCGCGCGGCCACCGTCGGTTTCGACTGGCCAGCGGCGCTGCCGGTGCTGGACAAGGTGCGCGAGGAGCTCGACGAAGTGTTGCAGGCCATGGCCGACAACGATGCCGACGCCCTTGAGGATGAAGTCGGCGACCTGCTGTTTGCCGCTGTGAACCTGGCTCGCCACCTCAAGCAAGACCCCGAAAACGCCCTGCGCCGCGCCAACCGCAAGTTCGAGCGGCGTTTCCGCTTCATTGAGCAGGCATTGCGCGACAGCGGCCGGCCGATTGAAAATTGTAACCTTGACGAGCTGGACGCCCTCTGGGGCGAAGCCAAACGTCAGGAAAAGAACCTGCCCAGCTGCGGCTGA
- a CDS encoding DUF2058 domain-containing protein, translated as MSLSLRDQLLKAGLVNQKQVSQTNKAEKKQKRLEHKGQVEVDDSQQRIAKEAMAEKAKRDQELNRQQQEKAEQKARAAQIKQLIEATRLPKLTTEDYYNFVDDKKVKRIAVNALMRTRLSNGALAIVSHAGGYEVIPREAAVKIQERDPNRILLLNTHVEEADEDDPYAAYKIPDDLMW; from the coding sequence ATGAGCCTTTCCCTTCGCGACCAATTGCTCAAAGCCGGTCTGGTCAACCAGAAACAGGTCTCGCAGACCAACAAAGCCGAGAAGAAACAAAAACGCCTGGAGCACAAGGGCCAGGTCGAAGTCGACGACAGCCAGCAGCGCATCGCCAAGGAAGCCATGGCCGAGAAGGCCAAGCGTGACCAGGAGCTCAATCGCCAGCAGCAGGAAAAGGCCGAGCAGAAGGCCCGTGCGGCGCAGATCAAGCAGTTGATCGAAGCCACCCGCCTGCCCAAGCTGACCACCGAGGACTATTACAACTTCGTCGACGACAAGAAGGTCAAGCGCATTGCCGTCAACGCCTTGATGCGCACCCGCCTGAGCAATGGCGCGCTGGCCATCGTGTCGCATGCCGGTGGCTACGAAGTGATCCCGCGCGAGGCGGCGGTGAAAATTCAGGAACGCGACCCGAACCGCATCCTGCTGCTCAATACCCATGTCGAGGAGGCCGACGAGGACGATCCGTACGCGGCCTACAAGATCCCGGACGATCTGATGTGGTAA